Proteins from a genomic interval of Poecile atricapillus isolate bPoeAtr1 chromosome 1, bPoeAtr1.hap1, whole genome shotgun sequence:
- the LOC131578042 gene encoding high affinity choline transporter 1-like: MALNIPGLVSLGVFFILTLATGIWASWKSRKDQQNRNPTEMAMVGGRNINVVIGLFTATATWVGGAYIASTAEIIYQPSKGLLWVQAPVGFALSLVIGGFFFVNPMRAKNYVTVMDPLQETYGNMMGTLLFIPSLLGEVFWFAAILASLGATMRVILDIGGSLAITISACTVILYTLLGGLYSVAYTDVIQMIFITLSLWICIPFALVNSATESIYYTATHQSYQDPWIGKVEKQYIGRWLDDFFYLVLGSIPWQTYFQRVLSAASTGQARLISCLSGLGCFAMAIPSVLIGAVAASTDWNQTSYGLPSPFERGESAMILPLVLQHLCPAYISITGLGAIAAASMSSADSALLSTGSMFAHNIYRKILRKKASETEVLWAMRISMLVFGAGAAGLASYSSSVYDLWLLSGELVYALLFPQLCCALFAPSTNTYGSAAGFLVGLLLRLLAGEPSLSIPPVICYPACSLVNGTYSQLFPFKTFTMLLTSSTILTVSHLAKFLFQRNLLPRSWDVCNVMRGTAILIPLQQVEK, from the exons ATGGCTCTAAATATACCAGGCTTAGTatctctgggtgtattttttatattaactTTAGCTACTGGAATTTGGGCTtcttggaaaagcagaaaggatCAGCAGAACAGGAACCCAACAGAGATGGCCATGGTTGGAGGCAGGAATATAAATGTTGTCATTGGGTTGTTTACTGCAACAG CCACCTGGGTTGGAGGAGCATATATtgccagcacagcagaaatcaTCTACCAGCCTTCGAAAGGATTACTGTGGGTCCAGGCACCTGTCGGATTTGCCTTATCCCTTGTTATTG GTGGTTTCTTCTTTGTAAATCCAATGAGAGCAAAGAATTATGTGACCGTGATGGACCCCCTTCAAGAAACTTATGGGAACATGATGGGAACCTTACTCTTCATTCCATCACTGCTAGGAGAGGTGTTCTGGTTTGCAGCTATCCTGGCATCCCTTG GAGCAACAATGAGGGTCATCTTGGATATTGGCGGCTCTTTGGCTATCACCATCTCGGCATGCACTGTCATACTTTACACACTACTGGGAGGCCTCTACTCAGTTGCCTACACCGATGTCATCCAGATGATTTTCATTACCCTCAGCCTG TGGATCTGTATTCCCTTTGCCCTGGTGAATTCAGCAACGGAAAGTATTTATTACACTGCAACCCATCAGTCTTACCAAGACCCTTGGATTGGGAAGGTAGAAAAACAGTATATTGGAAGGTGGCTGGATGACTTCTTCTACTTG GTGCTTGGAAGCATCCCGTGGCAGACTTACTTCCAAAGGGTGCTCTCTGCTGCCTCGACAGGACAGGCAAGGCTCATCTCCTGCCTCTCTGGACTCGGCTGCTTTGCAATGGCCATCCCCTCCGTGCTCATTGGGGCAGTCGCAGCATCAACGG actGGAACCAGACAAGCTATGGTCTTCCAAGTCCATTCGAGAGAGGGGAGTCAGCGATGATACTACCACTTGTTTTACAACATCTCTGCCCAGCGTATATCTCCATTACTGGTTTGGGAGCCATTGCTGCTGCTTCAATGTCTTCTGCAGATTCAGCTCTTCTCTCCACTGGCTCCATGTTCGCTCACAATATCTACAGGAAAATCCTGAGGAAAAAG GCTTCAGAGACAGAGGTGTTGTGGGCCATGAGGATCTCCATGTTGGTgtttggggctggggcagctggcCTGGCTTCTTACTCCAGCTCTGTCTACGACCTCTGGCTCCTCAGCGGGGAGCTGGTGTACgccctcctcttcccccagctctgctgtgccctcTTTGCGCCCAGCACGAACACCTATGGATCAGCTGCTGGCTTTTTGGTTGGGCTCCTGCTGCGGCTACTGGCAGGGGAGCCTTCCCTGAGCATCCCCCCTGTCATCTGCTACCCAGCCTGCTCCCTGGTGAACGGGACCTACAGCCAGCTCTTCCCCTTTAAAACATTCACCATGCTTCTCACCTCCAGCACAATCCTCACTGTTTCACACCTGGCCAAGTTTTTGTTTCAGAGAAACCTCCTCCCTCGCAGCTGGGATGTTTGCAATGTCATGAGGGGAACTGCCATCCTCATCCCCTTGCAGCAGGTGGAGAAATAG
- the VSTM5 gene encoding V-set and transmembrane domain-containing protein 5, with amino-acid sequence MRPLQGCRGRGVVVGTVTLCLAAGWALQTPGGVSIVVPQPNINATVAQNILLSVEYSCRGVATIEWKHVSSWGTTSIVEWRSGNYVNISTVYKDRVTTFENGSIQLRNVGMRDAGYYFVTVMEEHGTNAYGTIIVNVYEIIYEDLHFVAVLFTFLAAVSAILICFMWLCNKSLHLFQKKTTHKLTASTTEEIELETIEC; translated from the exons ATGAGACCGCTGCAGGGCTGTCGAGGCCGGGGCGTCGTCGTGGGGACCGTCACCCTCTGCCTGGCCGCCGGGTGGGCTCTGCAGA CTCCTGGAGGAGTATCCATAGTTGTCCCACAACCCAACATCAATGCAACAGTGGCACAAAACATCCTGCTCTCAGTTGAGTACTCTTGCCGAGGCGTGGCTACCATTGAGTGGAAGCATGTGTCAAGCTGGGGCACCACCAGCATTGTTGAGTGGAGAAGTGGGAATTATGTCAACATATCCACAGTCTACAAGGACAGAGTGACTACTTTTGAAAATGGCTCTATACAGCTTCGGAATGTGGGCATGAGAGATGCCGGCTACTATTTTGTCACTGTAATGGAGGAGCATGGAACCAATGCCTATGGCACCATCATAGTCAATGTTTACG AGATTATCTATGAAGATTTGCATTTTGTAGCAGTTCTCTTCACATTTCTCGCTGCAGTGTCTGCCATTCTAATCTGCTTCATGTGGCTGTGTAACAAATCTCTGCAtctatttcagaagaaaacaacacACAAACTAACAG CAAGTACAACAGAAGAGATTGAACTGGAAACCATCGAGTGTTAG